TGAAGGACCGCAGCGTGATCCAGTGGGACAAGGACGACCTGGAGGAACTGGGCCTGCTGAAGGTGGACGTGCTGGCGCTGGGCATGCTGTCGGCATTGCGGCGCGCGCTGCACCTGATCGGCGTGCGCCGCGGCGAGCCGTTCCGCATGCAGGACATTCCCCGCGACGATGCCGCCACCTACGACATGATGTGCGAAGCCGATACGGTGGGCGTGTTCCAGATCGAGTCGCGGGCGCAGATGACGATGCTGCCGCGCCTGCGCCCGCGCCGCTTCTACGACCTGGTGATCGAGGTGGCGCTGGTGCGGCCGGGGCCGATCCAGGGCGGCATGGTGCACCCCTACCTGCAGCGCCGCCTCGACCCCACTTTGATCGACTACCCGGTGGGCCTGGAGGCAGCGCTGGAGCGCACGCTGGGCGTGCCGATCTTCCAGGAGCAGGTGATGCAGGTGGCGATGATCGCGGCCGGATTCTCGCAGGGCGAGGCGGACCAGCTGCGCCGCGCGATGGCGGCCTGGAAACGCAAGGGCGGCATGGACAAGTACCGCGGCCGCATCATCCAGGGCATGCTCGACCGCGACTATGACATCGAATTCGCCCACCGCATCTGCGAACAGATCCAGGGTTTCGGGGAATACGGTTTTCCCGAATCGCACGCGGCCAGCTTCGCGCTGCTGACCTACGTGAGTTCGTGGATCAAGTGCCACGAGCCGGCCGCGTTCCTGTGCGCGCTGCTCAACAGCCAGCCGATGGGATTCTACGGGCCGTCGCAACTGGTGCAGGATGCGAAACGCCACGGTGTCGAAGTGCGGCCGGTCGACATTACCGCGAGCGGCTGGGATTCCACGCTGGAGGAACGGGAAGAGGGCGACCAGCCCGCCGTGCGGTTGGGCATGTCGCTGCTGCGCGGCATGCGCTTCGAGGCGGCCGAGCGGATCGAGCAGGCGCGTGCGCTGCGGCCGTTCGCCGACGTGGCGGACCTGGCGCGGCGCGCGCAGCTCGACCGCCACGACCTGCAGGTGCTGGCCGCCGCCAATGCGCTGCGCGGCCTGGCCGGCCACCGCCGGCAGGCGCTGTGGGAAGCGGTGGGCGCGGTGCCGGACAAGGACCTGCTGCGGCCCACCCGGCCGCTGGAGGAAGCCCCGGTATTGCGCGCGCCGGGCGAAGGCGACGACATCATCGGCGACTACCGCTCGCACGGCCTGACGCTGGGCCGCCATCCGCTGGCGCTGCTGCGCCCGCAATTGCTGGAAAAGCGCTTCCTGCCGGCCGAGGTGCTGAACACGTTTGCCGACGGCCAGCTGGCGCGCGGCGCCGGCATCGTCACCGTGCGGCAGCGGCCCGGCACCGCGAAGGGCGTGCTGTTCATCACGATCGAGGATGAAACGGGCAACGTCAACGTGATCGTCCGGCCCGATCTGGTGGATGCATTCCGGCGCGAGGTGCTGGGCGCTTCGCTGCTGGGCGTGTACGGGGTCTGGCAGCAGGAGGGCATCGTGCGGCACCTGGTGGCCAAGCGGCTGGTCGACCTGTCGCCGCTGCTGGGGGAGCTGCCGACGTCCAGCCGGGACTTCTGTTGAGCGCCGATTGGGGTAGCATGGCAATCTCACCACCCACAGGAGGAATGTCATGAACCAGCCATTGCCGGATGAACGCGTGCTCACCTCGCTGCGCATCGAGGTTTCCCAGTATGGAAGCGGCAGCGAGGCAACGTTCACAATGGTGGACGAAGGCGGCGAAGCGCTGCCGGCGCAGGTAACGCTGCGCGAAGGGGAGCTGGAAAACCTGCACGAGGTGTTGTCGAAAATCGCCGCGCACGCCGCGCCCGCGGCGGGCGGCCTGCCGTTCGGGGGGCTGGAAGGCCCGCGTGTGATCCTCGGCTTCGATGACTATGTCACGCCGAATTTCCTCTTCTACAGCACCTTTGCGTATCCCTCCGGCGAAGGCGGCTACCAGCCGGTGACCGGCCGCGCGCTCGTCACCGATGCGTCGCTGGCGCGGCTCGTCGCGGGGCTGGGCCAGGTGAAGGATGCGGGGCAGGGCGTGGTCGACTGGACCGTGGCCGACTGATCCGGGGCCGGTGCCCGGGCACCGGCCGGCGTGCGGACCGGGCAGGGTATTTCTTCCGGCGGCCTTTGCTGGCAAAATGGCCCAATGGACAATCTGACAATACGACCCGCTACCGTTGCCGACGCGACCGCGATCGGTTCCCTCGTGCTGGACCTGCTGCCATACCTGACCGTGCACCCGCAAGGGCTGGGGGCCGAAAAATTCATCTCCAATGTCGGCATCGACGCCCAGCGGCGCTATCTCGGGCAGGACAACTTCCGCTACCACGTCGCGCTGAGGGGCGATGAACTGCTGGGCGTCGTCGCCGTGCGCGACAACACGCACCTGTTCCACCTGTTCGTCAGGGAGGCGCTGCACGGCCAGGGCCTGGGGCAACGCCTGTGGCAACTGGCGCGCGACGAGGCGATTGCAAAGGGGAATCCGGGAAGTTTCACCGTCAATGCCGCGGGGCGGGCTGCCGGCTGGTACGTGCGCCTCGGCTTCGTGCAGGTGGCGGAACGGATCGAGCACGATGGCATCGTCGACGTGCCGATGCGCTGGGAGAGCGGGGCAGCATAGGCGGCCCGCATCGGCCGGTTGCACAAGAAGCGGGGCAGCACAAAAGACGCGTGCTCCCGAAGGAGCACGCGGGCGGCCGGGTTATGGCCGAAGCCGGCGGCCCGCGCAGGACGCAACCGGCAAGGTGGGACGGGTCAGCGTGGCCGGCCCGTCACGCCATCAGAGCACGCGGCCTGAATCATGCCCAAGCGGCGAGCTGCTGGTGCTGCTGCCAGTGCCGCGGGTAGCGGCGCTGGTACCGTAATAACTGTGGATTTCCGACGTCCAGGCCTGGTTGGCCATGTCGGGCCAGTGGTCCTTGTCGAAGCCGGGCGCGTTCTCGATGCGCTCCTTGTCGATGTTCAGGCGCAGCTGGTGGTTGGCCGTGTCCAGCGCCAGCGCTTCCCAGGGTACCGCGAACAGTTTTTCGCCGATCGTCAGCACGCCGCCGGAAGCCATCACCACGTAGGAGATCTGGCCGGATTGCATGTCGATCATGATTTCCTTGACGGTGCCGAGGTGCTCGTCCTTCATGTTGTGCACGTGATCGCCGATCAGGGTATCGGCGCCCATCAGGCGCGGCCCCGGGCCGCCGTGGCCCTGGTCGACGTAGTTGCCGGATCCATCGCGTTCGTAACTCATGGTCGCCTCCTGTTGAAATAAAGACATTTTCCGCTCCGGCAGCCCCGCGGTCTGTTCGTTCGCGCACAATTGCCCGACCTCGGCAGGGGCCGCGGCGGCATGGCCATGGATGATGAAGCCGCCGAATTAAGCTATAATTTCAATTTCCCGCATGGCGCCTTTCCGGCGCCCGATCTCGCAATGACCAAATTTGTCTTCGTCACTGGTGGCGTTGTGTCGTCCCTTGGTAAGGGGATTGCCGCCGCCTCCCTCGCCGCGATTCTCGAATCGCGCGGCCTCAAAGTCACCATGCTCAAGCTCGACCCGTACATCAACGTCGATCCGGGCACCATGAGCCCCATGCAGCACGGTGAAGTGTTCGTCACCGACGATGGCGCCGAAACCGACCTGGACCTCGGCCACTACGAGCGTTTCATCAGCACCCGCATGCGCAAGGTGAACAACTTCACCACCGGGCAGATCTACGAATCCGTGATCCGCAAGGAGCGCCGCGGCGAATACCTGGGCAAGACCGTCCAGGTGATCCCGCACATCACCAATGAAATCCAGGATTACATCCGCCGTGGCGCCGAAGGCTACGACGTGGCGCTGTGCGAGATCGGCGGCACCGTCGGCGATATCGAATCGCTGCCGTTCCTGGAAGCGGCGCGCCAGCTCAGCCTGCGCGCTGGCCGCAAGAACGCCGCGTTCGTGCACCTCACGCTGGTGCCGTTCATCGCCTCGGCCGGCGAACTGAAAACCAAGCCCACCCAGCACTCGGTGCAGAAGCTGCGCGAGATCGGCATCTCGCCGAACGCGCTGCTGTGCCGCGCCGACCGCGCCATTCCGGAAGACGAGCGCGCGAAGATCTCGCTGTTCTCGAACATCGAGGAACAGGCCGTGATCTCCGTGTGGGACGTGGACACGATCTACAAGGTGCCGCAGATGCTGCACGACCAGGGCCTGGACGCGATCATCTGCGAGGCGCTGGACATCGATCCGCCTCCGGCCGACCTGTCGGTGTGGTCGAAGCTGATCTACACGCTGGAGCACCCGAAGGCGGAAGTATCGATCGGCATGGTCGGCAAGTATGTCGAACTGACCGAATCGTACAAGTCGCTGACCGAGGCGCTGCGCCACGCCGGCATCCACACCGAGAGCCGCGTGAACATCGAGTACATCGACTCGGAAGAGATCGAAGCCAAGGGCACCGAAGCGCTGTCGAAGTACGATGCGATCCTGGTGCCGGGCGGTTTCGGCAAGCGCGGCGTCGAGGGCAAGATCAAGGCGGCCCGGTTCGCCCGTGAGAGCAAGGTGCCGTACCTGGGCATCTGCCTGGGCATGCAGGTGGCGCTGATCGAATATGCGCGCCACAAGGCCGGCATGGCGAACGCCAACTCCACCGAGTTCGAACCGCAGACGGACCAGCCGGTCGTGGCGCTGATCGACGAGTGGCAGAACCAGGACGGCAAGGTTGAAAAGCGCGACGTCAATTCCGACCTGGGCGGCACGATGCGCCTGGGCGCGCAGGCCTGCGCCGTCAAGCCGGGCACGCTGGCATACGACATCTACGGCGGCGTGGTCACCGAGCGCCATCGTCACCGCTACGAAGCCAACAACCATTACCTCTCCCGCGTCGAAGAAGCGGGCCTGGTGGTGGCGGCGCGCACGCCGACCGAAGACCTGTGCGAGATCATGGAACTGCCGCGCACGGGTGAAAATGCGCACCCGTGGTACATGGGCGTGCAGTACCACCCGGAATTCAAGTCGACCCCGCGCGACGGCCACCCGCTGTTCACGTCGTTCATCCGCGCCGCGCTGGAACACAAGGCCGCCAACGGCCAGGCCGCCAACACGGCCACGGAACTGAAAGGGAATGCAGCATGAAACTCTGCGGGTTCGACATCGGCCTCGACCAGCCGTTCTTCCTGATCGCCGGCACCTGCGTGATCGAGTCGCGCCAGATGGCGTTCGACGTCGCCGGCGCGATGAAGGAAATGACCGCTGAACTG
Above is a window of Pseudoduganella dura DNA encoding:
- a CDS encoding GNAT family N-acetyltransferase, producing MDNLTIRPATVADATAIGSLVLDLLPYLTVHPQGLGAEKFISNVGIDAQRRYLGQDNFRYHVALRGDELLGVVAVRDNTHLFHLFVREALHGQGLGQRLWQLARDEAIAKGNPGSFTVNAAGRAAGWYVRLGFVQVAERIEHDGIVDVPMRWESGAA
- a CDS encoding PRC-barrel domain-containing protein, with the protein product MSYERDGSGNYVDQGHGGPGPRLMGADTLIGDHVHNMKDEHLGTVKEIMIDMQSGQISYVVMASGGVLTIGEKLFAVPWEALALDTANHQLRLNIDKERIENAPGFDKDHWPDMANQAWTSEIHSYYGTSAATRGTGSSTSSSPLGHDSGRVL
- a CDS encoding CTP synthase, with translation MTKFVFVTGGVVSSLGKGIAAASLAAILESRGLKVTMLKLDPYINVDPGTMSPMQHGEVFVTDDGAETDLDLGHYERFISTRMRKVNNFTTGQIYESVIRKERRGEYLGKTVQVIPHITNEIQDYIRRGAEGYDVALCEIGGTVGDIESLPFLEAARQLSLRAGRKNAAFVHLTLVPFIASAGELKTKPTQHSVQKLREIGISPNALLCRADRAIPEDERAKISLFSNIEEQAVISVWDVDTIYKVPQMLHDQGLDAIICEALDIDPPPADLSVWSKLIYTLEHPKAEVSIGMVGKYVELTESYKSLTEALRHAGIHTESRVNIEYIDSEEIEAKGTEALSKYDAILVPGGFGKRGVEGKIKAARFARESKVPYLGICLGMQVALIEYARHKAGMANANSTEFEPQTDQPVVALIDEWQNQDGKVEKRDVNSDLGGTMRLGAQACAVKPGTLAYDIYGGVVTERHRHRYEANNHYLSRVEEAGLVVAARTPTEDLCEIMELPRTGENAHPWYMGVQYHPEFKSTPRDGHPLFTSFIRAALEHKAANGQAANTATELKGNAA